The Nisaea sp. genomic interval GCTGGCCGGTGCCCCATCCATTCGGTTTCTTCCTTAAACGTCAGATCCGGCATCGCCTTGTGCACCGCGCGGCGCAGCAGCTCGAACGGCGCCCTGGACGGTCCCGCTTCAAGGCCGCCGAACTCGACCACACCGGCAGCCCTGAGGCGGCCTTCCATCGGAGTCAGCACGAACTTGCCGGACGCGACCATGATCGGCGTCTTCGGCATCGCCGAAGGCTCCCAGAATTCAAGGTGATAGCCCCGTTCGGATTCAAGCGGGATATCGAGCCCGAGCAATTTCGACAGCTTGCCGGACCAGGCGCCCATGGCGATCACCACCGCGTCGCCGGAAATCGTCTCGCCACCAGCGCGCACGCCAGTCGCCACACCGTTCTCGCGGACGATATCAGTCACCTCGGCCTGCACCAGCTTGCCGCCTTCCGCGACGACATGAGCCGCGAGCGCTTTCACATAGGCGCCGGGATCGGAGATACGGCCGTGGTTCAGAACACGGACGCCAAACTTGATGCCGTCGCTCAGGACCGATTCCTGCTCGGCCAGCGCGGCACCTTCCAGTTCCTCGAACTGGACGCCATGCGTGCGCCGGATCGACCAGGCGAAGGCATCGCCCTCGTAATGCGCCCGGTCGTTGTAGGCGACCATGTATTCCTGCGGCTTGATCCACTGCTCCGCCCCGGTTCCGGCGGCAAGAGCCTGATGGTCGGCCACGCTATCGCCGATAATGTCGTACAGAGCACTGGCAATCCGCTTTGTATCCGCGGCATTCGCATGGCTCAGATACTTGAACAGCCAAGGCAGCAGTTTCGGCAGATAGGACCATCGCAGGAACAAAGGCTGGTCAGGGTTGAACAGCATTTTCGGCGCCTTGCCTATCAGCCCCGGCCCGGTGACCGGAACGATTGAGCCGGAGGCCAGAAGCCCTGCATTGCCGTAGCTCGTGCCCGCAGCCGGCCCTTCCCGGTCCACCAGTGTCACCTCGTGCCCGTCGCGCTGCAGCCAGATCGCGGTAGACACACCGACGATCCCCGCCCCAACGACAATCACATGTTTCTTCGCGTCACTCACTTGCCCGCCCCCACGGTCGATCGGACAGCATAGTGCGCCAGCTTTTCCACATCCGGAAGTATTCCGAGACCGGGCGTGTCAGGAATTGTGACAACGCCGCCCTGGCTCGGGAAGCTTTCGGCGAGAATGTCGTCCTTCAGGTAATAT includes:
- a CDS encoding NAD(P)/FAD-dependent oxidoreductase, which encodes MSDAKKHVIVVGAGIVGVSTAIWLQRDGHEVTLVDREGPAAGTSYGNAGLLASGSIVPVTGPGLIGKAPKMLFNPDQPLFLRWSYLPKLLPWLFKYLSHANAADTKRIASALYDIIGDSVADHQALAAGTGAEQWIKPQEYMVAYNDRAHYEGDAFAWSIRRTHGVQFEELEGAALAEQESVLSDGIKFGVRVLNHGRISDPGAYVKALAAHVVAEGGKLVQAEVTDIVRENGVATGVRAGGETISGDAVVIAMGAWSGKLSKLLGLDIPLESERGYHLEFWEPSAMPKTPIMVASGKFVLTPMEGRLRAAGVVEFGGLEAGPSRAPFELLRRAVHKAMPDLTFKEETEWMGHRPATTDSIPVIGEVPGIRGAFLGYGHQHVGLTGGPKTGRILAQLIGGKKPNIDLTRYSPSRFAG